In the genome of Deinococcus deserti VCD115, one region contains:
- a CDS encoding chlorite dismutase family protein, whose translation MMVDLDPSGQVTQREPDRAQRQFLNYAFFKLDPAFRRLPQAEREEIKEEFLAAAAGWTEDAPAEKGLIQRSYGLTGVRADVDLMLWRIAFDLRELQEAQARLNRTRMMGYLSQPYNYIAMQKRSQYVNRIEGSGHGLEILPGQGKYLFIYPFIKTRAWYDLTPHARQGMMDEHIYASGPFKGVRINTSYSYGIDDQEFVVSFDSDYPQEFVDLVHRLRYTEASNYTLSDTPMFTCLKKDLRDVLNDLA comes from the coding sequence ATGATGGTGGATCTTGATCCCAGTGGTCAGGTAACGCAGCGCGAGCCCGACCGTGCGCAGCGGCAATTCCTGAATTACGCTTTTTTCAAGCTGGACCCGGCATTCCGGCGTCTGCCTCAGGCAGAACGCGAGGAGATCAAAGAAGAGTTCCTGGCGGCTGCCGCTGGATGGACCGAAGACGCCCCTGCCGAAAAAGGCCTGATTCAGCGCAGCTATGGCCTGACTGGCGTACGTGCCGACGTGGACCTGATGTTGTGGCGTATTGCCTTTGATCTGCGCGAGCTTCAGGAAGCCCAGGCCCGCCTGAACCGCACGCGGATGATGGGTTATCTTTCCCAGCCATACAACTACATCGCCATGCAGAAGCGCAGTCAGTACGTCAACAGAATCGAGGGCAGCGGGCACGGCCTGGAAATTCTGCCGGGGCAGGGCAAGTACCTGTTTATCTACCCCTTTATCAAAACCCGGGCCTGGTATGACCTGACGCCTCACGCCCGCCAGGGCATGATGGACGAGCACATCTACGCCTCCGGACCGTTTAAAGGGGTGCGCATCAATACCAGTTATTCCTACGGCATCGACGATCAGGAATTTGTGGTCAGCTTCGACTCTGACTACCCGCAGGAATTTGTGGATCTGGTGCACCGCCTGCGCTACACCGAGGCCAGCAACTACACCCTGTCTGACACACCCATGTTCACCTGTCTGAAAAAAGACCTGCGCGATGTCCTGAATGACCTGGCCTAA
- a CDS encoding acetoacetate decarboxylase family protein produces MTPPPWRLTGRAFLAVYAPGGGARAGALMLVRYSTSPVGSYDELMWLDLPTRLLGHPVIRHIVVSQEASMTWGRHNWAIPKKLASFDWSTPGEVQVTAAPGQVIAHLSFSESPWNIPMNLRWIPAPWRTLAQPALNGPGQVLTTPAGHGWIGLARQHRCQASDLVPRPARHRPVLALAVPEFTLLFPRGHWTP; encoded by the coding sequence GTGACACCCCCACCCTGGCGCCTGACCGGACGCGCCTTCCTGGCCGTGTACGCGCCGGGCGGCGGTGCCCGCGCTGGAGCACTGATGCTCGTGAGGTACAGCACTTCACCGGTTGGCTCCTACGACGAGCTGATGTGGCTGGATCTGCCTACGCGCCTGCTGGGGCACCCGGTGATCCGGCACATCGTGGTCAGCCAGGAGGCCAGCATGACCTGGGGACGGCACAACTGGGCCATTCCGAAAAAGCTCGCGTCATTCGACTGGAGCACGCCCGGCGAGGTTCAGGTCACGGCCGCTCCGGGTCAGGTTATCGCCCATCTGAGCTTTTCCGAGAGCCCCTGGAATATTCCCATGAACCTGCGCTGGATACCGGCGCCCTGGCGCACACTGGCCCAACCCGCCCTCAACGGCCCAGGACAGGTACTGACCACTCCTGCCGGGCATGGCTGGATAGGGCTGGCACGGCAGCACCGGTGTCAGGCGAGCGATCTGGTTCCCCGTCCTGCACGCCACAGGCCCGTGCTTGCTCTGGCAGTTCCGGAATTCACTCTGCTGTTCCCCAGGGGTCACTGGACGCCCTGA
- a CDS encoding VOC family protein: MLKHVSFLTRNLEDTLAFYEQLGAVTEKRLVTPEGYGRAVVRLGEGRLQLFEVSGQLPHPHAHWAEHIALYVGGLRELLPILRASGVQVSRDLQLSPGGRDMAFVLDPDGRQVELLEAD; the protein is encoded by the coding sequence ATGCTCAAACACGTCTCCTTTCTGACGCGCAACCTGGAAGACACTCTGGCGTTTTACGAGCAGCTGGGTGCCGTCACGGAAAAGCGGCTCGTGACGCCTGAGGGCTATGGGCGTGCTGTCGTGCGCCTGGGCGAGGGCCGCCTGCAACTGTTTGAAGTCAGTGGTCAGTTGCCACACCCGCACGCTCACTGGGCCGAGCACATTGCACTTTATGTAGGGGGGCTGCGGGAACTGTTGCCCATCCTGCGGGCGTCCGGGGTGCAGGTCAGCCGTGACCTGCAGCTGAGCCCTGGAGGACGTGACATGGCATTTGTCCTGGATCCGGACGGCCGGCAGGTCGAATTGCTTGAAGCAGACTAA
- a CDS encoding AI-2E family transporter produces the protein MTSPPRLNAFQHAWRSPWIRLLVFLLLLWLSYRLFSQVRTVVVDFAVAFLIAYLTNPLLNWLQRGRVRRGLGVFFVLLVFIGIFGLAGMLLATVSGQLVQLFEKLPDLIGTFGQTLDRWSQWLGERGIGGLDNVRERLIASAQEYVQNIGQNIVPILQNALNSSGTLFNSLLSIGGIFGHVLLILLLSVYLMLDYSRVNSAILHAFPRPWQPRILELSDLVGTAVGGYVRGQLLIAAFIGVFVWLGLSLAGIPSAAAIGFLAGAFNIVPYLGPIIGATPALLLALTLPNVVLKIILVVVVFAAANQIESNVLSPYILSKTTDLHPITVLMAILVGVALMGFAGALLAVPTVALVKLLLQKYYYPSRIYTDGP, from the coding sequence GTGACCAGTCCTCCACGTCTGAACGCGTTCCAGCATGCCTGGCGCAGCCCCTGGATACGCCTCCTGGTGTTTCTGCTGCTGTTGTGGCTGTCCTACCGGCTGTTTTCGCAGGTGCGGACCGTGGTGGTGGATTTTGCTGTGGCCTTCCTGATTGCCTATCTCACCAACCCGCTGCTCAACTGGTTACAGCGGGGCCGGGTGCGGCGTGGGTTGGGTGTGTTCTTCGTCCTGCTGGTCTTCATAGGAATCTTCGGGCTGGCCGGGATGCTGCTGGCCACGGTTTCCGGACAACTGGTGCAGCTGTTCGAAAAACTTCCGGATCTGATCGGCACATTCGGTCAGACGCTTGACCGCTGGAGCCAGTGGCTCGGCGAGCGCGGCATCGGTGGGCTCGACAATGTCCGTGAGCGGCTCATTGCCAGCGCCCAGGAATACGTACAGAACATCGGCCAGAATATCGTGCCGATTCTGCAGAATGCCCTGAACTCAAGCGGAACCCTGTTCAACAGCCTGCTGTCTATCGGGGGAATCTTTGGGCACGTGCTCCTGATTCTGCTGCTCAGCGTCTACCTGATGCTGGACTACAGCCGCGTCAACAGCGCCATCCTGCACGCTTTTCCACGCCCTTGGCAGCCGCGGATCCTGGAACTGAGCGACCTGGTGGGCACTGCTGTCGGCGGCTACGTTCGTGGGCAGTTGCTGATTGCCGCGTTTATTGGAGTCTTTGTATGGCTGGGTCTGAGCCTGGCCGGTATTCCCAGTGCAGCGGCCATCGGATTCCTGGCCGGAGCATTCAATATCGTGCCTTATCTGGGGCCGATCATCGGGGCCACGCCTGCCCTGCTGCTGGCACTGACACTGCCAAATGTGGTCCTGAAGATTATTCTGGTGGTCGTGGTTTTTGCTGCCGCCAACCAGATTGAAAGCAATGTCCTGAGTCCGTACATCCTGAGCAAGACCACCGACCTGCATCCCATAACGGTGCTGATGGCAATTCTGGTAGGCGTGGCCCTGATGGGCTTTGCCGGCGCACTTCTGGCCGTTCCAACCGTGGCCCTGGTCAAACTGCTGCTCCAGAAATACTACTATCCTAGCCGGATCTACACCGACGGACCATAG
- a CDS encoding helix-turn-helix domain-containing protein: MNYGDALRQAREAQGLSTQDLALRTKIRGDYLRALEDGNIALLPERTFARSYLQRYARELKIDPAPLLADFDRSVPSTQDLGMTRPSRTAAPVSRRASPLVALLAGLLVLGGAGYGVYRYLAPGIQTGSPTEAAQAGSTPVPATDPTPAAPEPVRTVKLSVSSVPSGARVYLDNRDLGLTPLRSFPVEAREDAQLRVEYTGRQPLKQSVSLTQGRNLRARLLPPGQGASELTDLAVPTPKPVVKPGVPASGGGPAENSVTTPSPEAAPGTPVSVQFTAEAWTRVTDASGRVLYEGIPPAGTRKGFPAGVTVRTGNAGAVRVSVKGSAFKALGEAGQVVSRQF, encoded by the coding sequence ATGAACTATGGTGACGCGCTTCGTCAGGCACGTGAAGCCCAGGGGCTGAGTACCCAGGACCTGGCGCTGCGCACCAAGATTCGGGGCGACTATCTACGGGCGCTGGAGGACGGCAACATCGCCTTGCTGCCTGAACGGACATTTGCACGTTCATACCTGCAGCGCTACGCCCGCGAACTGAAGATCGACCCTGCGCCCCTGCTAGCAGACTTTGACCGTAGCGTGCCGTCTACGCAGGATCTGGGCATGACCCGGCCTTCGCGCACCGCGGCTCCGGTCAGCCGCCGGGCTTCCCCACTGGTGGCGCTTCTGGCCGGACTGCTGGTGCTGGGAGGCGCTGGCTACGGGGTCTACCGGTACCTCGCGCCGGGCATACAGACTGGCTCCCCGACAGAGGCCGCTCAGGCAGGCAGCACTCCAGTGCCAGCCACTGATCCCACCCCGGCGGCCCCTGAGCCGGTGCGTACGGTCAAGCTCTCGGTGAGCAGTGTGCCCAGCGGCGCAAGGGTGTATCTGGACAACCGTGACCTGGGACTGACTCCGCTGCGCTCGTTCCCGGTCGAAGCACGCGAGGACGCTCAGCTGCGCGTGGAATACACCGGAAGGCAGCCCCTCAAGCAAAGCGTATCGCTCACTCAGGGCCGCAACCTGCGTGCGCGTCTGCTTCCGCCCGGGCAGGGCGCCAGTGAGCTGACGGATCTGGCAGTACCCACACCCAAACCCGTCGTCAAACCCGGGGTTCCTGCGTCAGGCGGGGGGCCCGCTGAAAACAGCGTGACCACCCCGTCTCCTGAAGCAGCGCCGGGCACGCCTGTCAGCGTGCAGTTCACCGCCGAGGCCTGGACCCGGGTGACGGACGCCAGCGGCCGTGTGTTGTACGAGGGTATTCCACCAGCCGGTACACGCAAGGGCTTTCCGGCAGGCGTAACGGTGCGGACCGGGAACGCCGGCGCAGTCCGGGTCAGCGTGAAAGGATCGGCCTTCAAGGCCCTCGGCGAAGCAGGTCAGGTCGTCAGCCGCCAGTTCTGA